A window of Nocardioidaceae bacterium genomic DNA:
GGTGTTCGTGCCCGTGGCGGCGTACGCGCTCGAGACCGAGACCGAAAGCGATACGGCGCCCCGCCTCCTCGATGCGCACTCCGAGGACGGTCTCGCCTTCGACGTCGACGAGTACACCGGCGACAGCGCGCGCAGCGAGATCACCGTGACCGTCACCGACCTCGCCGGGCAACCCGTCCCCGTCGGCGCGGAGGAGGAGCTGCGGACGTACTGGACCGTCGACCCCTTCGACGACATCGCCCAGAGCCCTCGCCCGCCGGCTCGCTCCGGCCCCGTGGTCACACACCAGACGGTGCGCGACGTCTCCACGATCGACGTGATCCCACCGATCGGAGCACGCGTCAGCGGCGTCTACCGGCTCCACGCCGGCCTCGTCCCGAAGGGCGTACGGGAGGTCGGCCCCGACGCGTACGACGAGGTCCTCGAGCTCACCATCGGCGAGGCCTCGCTGACGCTCGACCAGTCGCCCCTGGTCATCAGCGACCACAAGGCCGGTCATCCGCCGCCCGCCGCGCGCACCACCGCGAGCCCCGGCAGCGTCCGCGCCCGCCTCGCGCTCGAGGACGGCACCCCGCTGCCCGGCCGCGACATCGCCCTCAGCTACCGCGCCGACATCCCTGCCCCCTCGGGGCCGACCGAGGACGCCGGCCGAGCCCCCGATGCGGCCCTCAGCCTGCTCGTCGACCAGTACGACGACCCGACCCCCGGCACCGGCTCCCGCCTGGTCACCCGCACCACGGGCCCACACGGTCGCATCGCCGCGGACCTCGTCCTCCCAAGCGACACCACGGACCGGCTCGAGACCGGCATCGTCACCCTCGTCGTGGCCAACGACGACCGCGACGGGGCAGCCCCCGACGGCAACCTCCGTGCACGGTCGCAGCACGTGCACGTCGAGATGTCGTACGGCCGCGACTGCTGCTACCGCCCACGGCTGGTGGCCCACGACGACCGGGGCAGCGACCACCTCAGCGTCGTGGCCCTTCCACCGCGGGTCGACGGCGGTCGCGTCGAGTTCTCGCGCCGCGCGCAGGGCGAGCGGGGTGCCTTCCAGCTGGTCGAGCGACGCGCCGTCCGGGAGTCGACGGCCGACATGGGAAAGGCGACGGCCGAGCACAGCCGCACCGTCCGGTTCCGCGTGAGCGACCGCGACGAGGAGGCGCGTACGGGCTACCGCGTCGTGCTCTTCACCGCGGACGGCGCCATCGACCGCGTCTGGCGTGCACGCATCCGCTGAGCCGGAGCCGCCGCGATACCGAGGCCACCGAGTCGTACGGTGAGCCCATGGTCCCACCCGCCGAGCTGCGCGTACGCCCCCTGAGCCCGGAGGAGTACGCCCTCTGGCACGCCGGTCGCGGCGACGCCCTCGACCTCCCCGCGCGGCCCGGCACCACCGAGGTCGGGGTGCTCGTGTACGCCCGCACCGGCCCCGTCGCCAACGCCCTGGTGCGCGCCGAGCCCGGCGTACGCCTCACCGCCGAGATCCGCGCACTCGACGTCACCGACGATGCCCTCGCCACCACGGTCGTCGAGGCGGTCGTGCAGAACTTCACGCGCGGCGGCTACACCCACTTCCGCGCCTGGGCGGGGGAGTCCGCCCTCGCGACGTTCACCACCGCCGGGTTCGACGTCGTCGGCCGCGACCTGACCCTCGACCTGAGTGGCGACGCCGTCGGTCCCCGGACGCCCAAGGGGCGCTCCCGCTTCTCCCGCAAGCCGTCCGGCGACGCGCTCGAGGTGGCCGAGGCGGGGGAGAAGGACGCCGCGTCGTTCCTGGCCTGGTTGACCTCCGCTCGTACGCTCGCCGCGATGCCGCGCACGCCGAACCGTGCCGCCCTCCGCGCGATGCGCAGCAGCTCCGGACAGCACTTCCTCACCCTCCGCGAGGGTGATGGCGTCGTCGCCGACGTCTGGGTCAGTGAGGTCGAGGCCGCGGGGGAGAGCGGCGTGACCGTCCGCGGGGGCGTGCTCCACGCGCTCCGGCTGCGTGGTGGGTTCGACACCTCCGCGCTCGACGGCGTCGACGCGGCGCTGCGGTCCTGGGCTCGGGACCGCGGCTTCGTACGCCTCGATGCCCACGTGCCCGGCACCGCCGACCAGACCCTCGTCGAGCACGCCCTGGCGCGAGGCTTCCGCGACGCCGGCACGCAGCTCGAGCGCACCGTCGAGGACCCGGACTCATGAAGGGCACGCCCCGACTCGTCGTGGGCGCCGCCATCGTCCACGGCGACGGAGACGACAGGCAGGTGCTGGCGGCCCAGCGCACGGACCCGCCCGAGGTCGCCGGGCGCTGGGAGTTCCCCGGCGGCAAGGTCGAGCCCGACGAGAGCCCGGAGGACGCGGTGGTGCGCGAACTCGCGGAGGAGCTGGACGTGCAGGCCGAGGTGCTGGAGTGGCTGGACGGGGAGGTCCCCGTCAAGGCCGGCCTGGTGCTGCGCGTCGCGCTCGTACGCCTCGTCTCCGGGGTCCCGGCGCCCCACGAGCACTCAGCGGTGCAGTGGGTGGCAGCCGGACAGCTGCGAGAGGTCGATTGGCTCGACTCCGACCTGCCCTTCGTCGACCAGTTAGCTACTCGGTGGTCGAGGAGCGAGGCGCCAGCCGAGCCGCGAGACCCCGCATGACCGCCCGCGCGATCTTCGGCGAGGAGGACGACGCCCTCGCCGTCGCCCGTCGCCTGCGTGCCGACGGCTTCGAGGCGACCGCGGCGCGCGAGCCGTTCGCGGGGGAGGACGACGACGAGGACCACGCCTGGGCCGTACGCACCGACGCGCCCGAGGCCGCCCTGGACCTCCTGTGCGAGGAGTACGACGGCTGGCTCGACGCCGAACCGCCCCCGCACTCGAGGCCCCCGTTGGACCTGCCGGCTGCGCCGAGGCGTCACCACCGACCGCCGCGCGAGTGAGCACGGCCTCGTCCACAGGCACGCGTGTCCGACATGCATTCGAACGCATGTTCGATTAGCATGCAGGCATGACCTCGCTCCTGGACCCCGCCCCGATCGTTGGGCGGTCGCGTGTGCGGGGTCCGCGGGAGACGGTCAGTTCGGTTCATGACGCGCTCGACGCTGCGGGTCCGGTCGAGGGGCTCTCGTCGCGGGAGTGTGATGCGTTGATCGCTGAGGTCGCTCGGGCGCGGGCGCGGTTGCAGGCGTACGAGCTGCGGCTGGTCGCCGCGGCCGCGAAGACGACCGTGGCCTCTGATGCGGGGGTGCGTACCACCAGTGACTGGCTGGCTGCTCGCACCCGCACCACCGGGGCAGCCGCTGCCCGCACCGTGGGTCTGGCCGCCGACCTCGACCAGCGGCTCCCCGCCACCAGTCAGGCCCTGGACGCCGGGCTGGTCTCCCGCGAGCACGCCGCGGTGATCGCGCACGCCACCGCCCAGCTCCCCACCGGACTGTCCGCCCAGGACAGGGCCACCGTCGAGCAGCGGCTCGTCGAGCGCAGCCGCACCCTGGACCCGACCCAGCTGCGGCGCCACGCCCGCCGGGTCCTCGAGGTCGTCGAACCCGACCCCGCCGTGGTCGATGCGCACGAGGACGCGCAGCTCGTCGATGAGGAGTCCCGCGCCCTGGCCAAGGCCCGGTTGACGCTGCACGACAACGCTGATGGCACTGTGACCGGACACTTCACCGTCCCCCACCTGGCCGGATCGGTGCTGCGCAAGATCCTGGCCGCGATGACCGCACCCCGCCGCGCCGCGCTGGGAGCATCACACGCGCAGGGCGGTCAGAGCATCGATCGGGACTGGGCGCACGAGCGGGGTGTCGCGTTCGCGGCCCTCCTCGAGCACCTGCCCACCGACCGGCTCTCGGGCAAGACCGCGACGACCCTCGTGGTCACGATGGACCACACCACGCTCGCGGGGGCGGTGAAGGCGGCCGGGATCGACACCGGTGAGCGGCTCTCTGCCGCGACCACCCGGCGGCTCGCGTGCAGCTCCGGGCTCGTGCCCGTCGTGCTCGGTGGGGAGTCCCAACCGCTGGACCTCGGCAGGCAACGTCGCCTGTTCTCCGAGGCCCAACGCCTCGCGGGAGCGACCCGGCACACCACCTGCGCCGCGACCGGGTGCCAGACCCCCTACGCCTGGACCGAGCTGCACCACGCCAGACCCTGGTCCCACGGCGGCGCCACCGATCTGGACGACATGGTCCCGTTGTGCGCGTTCCACCACCGCCGCATCCACGACGGCGGCTACCAGCACCGACGACAACCCGACGGGTCCATCGTCTTCACTCGCGCTCACGCAGCGAGCGCCCCCTGACTAGGCTCGCGCGCATGAGCGACCTGCCCGACCGACGCCTGCTGCTGGTGCACGCACACCCCGATGACGAGACCATCGGCCAGGGCGTCACGATGGCGAAGTACGTCCGCGACGGCGCCCACGTCACCCTCGTCACCTGCACCGGGGGAGAGGAGGGCGAGATCCTCGTGCCCGAGCTCGAGCACCTCGCCTCCGACCGCGAGGACCGCCTCGCCGAGCACCGACGCATCGAGCTCGCCGAGGCGATGCGCATCCTCGGCGTCACCGACCACCGCTTCCTCGGCGGCTTCGGCGCCTACCGCGACTCCGGCATGGTCTGGCACGACGAGGGCCACGCCGTGGCCGGCGAGCACATCCACCCCGGTGCGTTCTGGGGCGCCGACCTCACGGCGGCGGCGAACGACCTCGTCGAGGTGATCCGCGAGGTCCGTCCCCAGGTGCTGGTCTGCTACGACGAGTTCGGCGGCTACGGCCACCCCGACCACATCCAGGCCCACCGCGTCGCGATGTACGCCGCCCAGCTCGCCGCCGTCCCCTCCTACCGCCGCGAGCTCGGCGAGGCCTGGGACATTCCCAAGATCTACTGGGGGGCCATGCCCGAGTCGCGCATGCGCGCCGGGCTGCGCGCCATCCGCGCCGCCGGCGACACCACCTCCTTCGAGGGCCTCGACCCCGACGGACCGCTGCCGCGCTTCATCACCCCCGACGCCGACGTCACCACCGTCGTCGCCGACGAGACCCTGGTCGACACCAAGCTCGCCGCGCTGCGCGCCCACGCCACCCAGGTCACCACCGACGGGCCGTTCTTCGCCCTCTCCGACAACTCCGGGCAGCAGGCGTGGGCGGCGGAGTACTTCCGCATCGTCAAGGGCGAGGCCGTTCCCGACCCCGAGGGCGGCGACGACCCCGATGTCGACGGTCAGCTCGAGACCGACCTGTTCGCCGGCCTCACGGCCGACTGAGGTGGCTCCCGGCGTACGCGGCGCACGCGACGTACGCGGCGTCGCCGGCTCCGTGGCCGGTCCTGCTGCCGGACTGACCTGCGGTGTCGTCGCCGGCGTCGCGAGCGTGGCGCTCTACGCGTACGACTGGGGCCTCGCCCTGGTCGCCGTCACCTGCACGACCGCGCTGCTGCTGACACCGCCGGGACGGGTACGCGGGGCCGCAGCTGTCGGCTGGACGCTCGCGGTGCTGCTCGCCGCCCGCGGCGGCCCCGGTGGCGACATCGTGGTCACCCAGGACGTCCGCAGCGTCTTCCTCGCGCTGGTGGGCCTGATTCTCCTCGTCGTCGCCGCGGCCACGTGGCCACGGAATCAGCCCGACCGGGCTCTATCCTCGTCGCCGTGAATGCCACCGGTCCCGACGACGAGCACGCCGCCGACGACCGACCCGACGAGCGGAGCCGAGGCGTCGGTGGCGACGACTTCGGCGACCCGGCCAGTGGGCCCGAGCGCAGCGGCGCCGGCGCGGCCCTCGCAGTACTGGTCGCCGTCGTCCTGGTCGCCGGGGCCGGCTACGTGTGGGCGGTGCTCAACGCCGGGGACCGCATCGCCCCCGGCACCACCGTCGCCGGCGTCGACGTCGGCGGGGTCCAGCCCGCGGCCGCCGAGCTGACGCTGCGCAACGGACTCGCGACCCGCGCGAGCGAGGACGTCGAGCTCACCGTGGCCGGCGCGCAGGTGCTCCGGTCGCCGTCGTCGCTCGGACTGTCGGTGGACTACGCCGCGACCGTCGACCAGGCCGCCGGCGGATCGCGCTGGCTGCCGGCCAACCTGTGGGACTTCTACACCGGCGGCACCAGTCTCGACGCCGTCGTCGACGTCGACCGCGCGACGCTGCTGCCGTTCCTCGACGACGTCGTCGCAGACGCCGAGCAGGCGCCCGTCGAGGGCGAGGTCCTCATCAGCGGCGCCGACTACGAGGTCGTCGAGCCCGTCGAGGGCACCCGGCTCGACCGTGTCCAGGCCGTCGCGACCCTGCGGTCGCAGTGGCTCGACGCCGACGTCGTGGAGCTGCCGCTGGAGCCCGCGCTGCCCGACATCGACGCCGACGACGTACGCCGCGCCGTCACCCAGATCGCCGAGCCGGTCGTCTCCGGGCCCGTGCGGCTGCGGGTGGGGCAGGACGTCGTACGCCTCGC
This region includes:
- a CDS encoding HNH endonuclease, with translation MIAEVARARARLQAYELRLVAAAAKTTVASDAGVRTTSDWLAARTRTTGAAAARTVGLAADLDQRLPATSQALDAGLVSREHAAVIAHATAQLPTGLSAQDRATVEQRLVERSRTLDPTQLRRHARRVLEVVEPDPAVVDAHEDAQLVDEESRALAKARLTLHDNADGTVTGHFTVPHLAGSVLRKILAAMTAPRRAALGASHAQGGQSIDRDWAHERGVAFAALLEHLPTDRLSGKTATTLVVTMDHTTLAGAVKAAGIDTGERLSAATTRRLACSSGLVPVVLGGESQPLDLGRQRRLFSEAQRLAGATRHTTCAATGCQTPYAWTELHHARPWSHGGATDLDDMVPLCAFHHRRIHDGGYQHRRQPDGSIVFTRAHAASAP
- a CDS encoding (deoxy)nucleoside triphosphate pyrophosphohydrolase gives rise to the protein MKGTPRLVVGAAIVHGDGDDRQVLAAQRTDPPEVAGRWEFPGGKVEPDESPEDAVVRELAEELDVQAEVLEWLDGEVPVKAGLVLRVALVRLVSGVPAPHEHSAVQWVAAGQLREVDWLDSDLPFVDQLATRWSRSEAPAEPRDPA
- the mshB gene encoding N-acetyl-1-D-myo-inositol-2-amino-2-deoxy-alpha-D-glucopyranoside deacetylase; its protein translation is MSDLPDRRLLLVHAHPDDETIGQGVTMAKYVRDGAHVTLVTCTGGEEGEILVPELEHLASDREDRLAEHRRIELAEAMRILGVTDHRFLGGFGAYRDSGMVWHDEGHAVAGEHIHPGAFWGADLTAAANDLVEVIREVRPQVLVCYDEFGGYGHPDHIQAHRVAMYAAQLAAVPSYRRELGEAWDIPKIYWGAMPESRMRAGLRAIRAAGDTTSFEGLDPDGPLPRFITPDADVTTVVADETLVDTKLAALRAHATQVTTDGPFFALSDNSGQQAWAAEYFRIVKGEAVPDPEGGDDPDVDGQLETDLFAGLTAD